In Xiphias gladius isolate SHS-SW01 ecotype Sanya breed wild chromosome 5, ASM1685928v1, whole genome shotgun sequence, the following are encoded in one genomic region:
- the LOC120790219 gene encoding lipocalin-like, giving the protein MRNSLMRMLGTLICVLGACADVIPVKDFNLEKIAGKWYIVGFATNAQWFVNHKAEMKVGTAVLVPTTGGDLDLSYANLNADGTCWRMTHLAKKTDTPGRFTFHSQIWNNDNDMHIVDVLYDVYALVHTIKTKDGVSEVLNKLYSRTQEASVNMHQKFTQFSLDNGILPDNIVILPKNGECPEV; this is encoded by the exons ATGAGGAACTCACTGATGAGGATGCTGGGCACCTTGATATGTGTGCTGGGTGCCTGTGCCGATGTCATACCTGTTAAAGACTTCAACCTGGAGAag ATCGCAGGCAAGTGGTACATTGTTGGCTTTGCTACCAATGCCCAGTGGTTTGTGAATCACAAGGCAGAAATGAAGGTGGGCACTGCTGTATTAGTGCCAACTACTGGAGGAGACCTGGATCTCTCTTATGCCAACCTCAA tgCTGATGGTACCTGCTGGAGAATGACTCACCTTGCTAAGAAAACTGACACCCCTGGACGCTTCACCTTCCACAGCCAGA TTTGgaacaatgacaatgacatgCACATTGTTGACGTCCTGTATGATGTCTATGCTCTGGTCCACACCATCAAGACAAAAGACGGAGTGTCTGAGGTCCTAAATAAGCTTTACA GTCGTACTCAAGAGGCCAGTGTTAACATGCACCAGAAGTTCACACAGTTCTCCCTGGACAATGGCATCCTCCCTGACAACATTGTTATCCTGCCTAAAAATG GTGAGTGTCCTGAAGTTTGA
- the c8g gene encoding complement component C8 gamma chain isoform X2 has translation MAGVWRCMLAVMVLMCVCLWGSSEAVGGAKSRPRPQRRRPKKPKVNPIDVTPPAQNIDMQQMTGTWHLLNTASKCSYLINHGTKVEPTVMTLTRSSASDQTLSVSSKTRHINQCWEILQVYNLTPTPGRLMLKGARPELNTEIVIGETDYSSYAVMYYQKQGKITMKLYGRSVDNLSEPMLTKFEQLAAKQDLGLAYLFPFPTYSHCGDVDQDHVINCVPTC, from the exons ATGGCTGGAGTATGGCGGTGCATGTTGGCAGTGAtggtgttgatgtgtgtgtgtctgtggggtTCCAGTGAGGCTGTAGGGGGGGCTAAGAGTCGACCGCGACCCCAAAGACGACGTCCCAAGAAGCCAAAGGTCAACCCTATTGACGTGACCCCACCAGCACAGAACATAGACATGCAGCAG ATGACAGGAACATGGCACCTGCTAAACACTGCCTCCAAGTGCTCATATCTGATAAATCATGGGACCAAAGTGGAGCCTACAGTCATGACCCTCACACGTTCCTCTGCCTCTGACCAAACACTGTCCGTTAGTAGTAAAACCCGACA tATTAATCAGTGTTGGGAGATATTACAGGTTTACAATCTAACCCCAACCCCAGGACGACTAATGCTTAAAG GAGCTCGTCCAGAACTGAACACTGAGATAGTGATTGGGGAGACGGACTATAGCTCATATGCAGTTATGTACTATCAGAAACAGGGCAAGATAACCATGAAACTCTATG GCAGGTCTGTAGACAATCTGTCAGAACCAATGTTGACCAAGTTTGAGCAGCTTGCTGCAAAACAGGATTTGGGACTGGCATACCTCTTCCCTTttccaacataca gTCACTGTGGTGATGTGGACCAGGATCATGTCATCA ACTGTGTCCCAACATGTTGA
- the c8g gene encoding complement component C8 gamma chain isoform X1 — protein MAGVWRCMLAVMVLMCVCLWGSSEAVGGAKSRPRPQRRRPKKPKVNPIDVTPPAQNIDMQQMTGTWHLLNTASKCSYLINHGTKVEPTVMTLTRSSASDQTLSVSSKTRHINQCWEILQVYNLTPTPGRLMLKGARPELNTEIVIGETDYSSYAVMYYQKQGKITMKLYGRSVDNLSEPMLTKFEQLAAKQDLGLAYLFPFPTYSHCGDVDQDHVITGVLLCAGG, from the exons ATGGCTGGAGTATGGCGGTGCATGTTGGCAGTGAtggtgttgatgtgtgtgtgtctgtggggtTCCAGTGAGGCTGTAGGGGGGGCTAAGAGTCGACCGCGACCCCAAAGACGACGTCCCAAGAAGCCAAAGGTCAACCCTATTGACGTGACCCCACCAGCACAGAACATAGACATGCAGCAG ATGACAGGAACATGGCACCTGCTAAACACTGCCTCCAAGTGCTCATATCTGATAAATCATGGGACCAAAGTGGAGCCTACAGTCATGACCCTCACACGTTCCTCTGCCTCTGACCAAACACTGTCCGTTAGTAGTAAAACCCGACA tATTAATCAGTGTTGGGAGATATTACAGGTTTACAATCTAACCCCAACCCCAGGACGACTAATGCTTAAAG GAGCTCGTCCAGAACTGAACACTGAGATAGTGATTGGGGAGACGGACTATAGCTCATATGCAGTTATGTACTATCAGAAACAGGGCAAGATAACCATGAAACTCTATG GCAGGTCTGTAGACAATCTGTCAGAACCAATGTTGACCAAGTTTGAGCAGCTTGCTGCAAAACAGGATTTGGGACTGGCATACCTCTTCCCTTttccaacataca gTCACTGTGGTGATGTGGACCAGGATCATGTCATCA CTGGAGTTCTGCTGTGTGCTGGTGGCTGA
- the c8g gene encoding complement component C8 gamma chain isoform X3, whose protein sequence is MAGVWRCMLAVMVLMCVCLWGSSEAVGGAKSRPRPQRRRPKKPKVNPIDVTPPAQNIDMQQMTGTWHLLNTASKCSYLINHGTKVEPTVMTLTRSSASDQTLSVSSKTRHINQCWEILQVYNLTPTPGRLMLKGRSVDNLSEPMLTKFEQLAAKQDLGLAYLFPFPTYSHCGDVDQDHVITGVLLCAGG, encoded by the exons ATGGCTGGAGTATGGCGGTGCATGTTGGCAGTGAtggtgttgatgtgtgtgtgtctgtggggtTCCAGTGAGGCTGTAGGGGGGGCTAAGAGTCGACCGCGACCCCAAAGACGACGTCCCAAGAAGCCAAAGGTCAACCCTATTGACGTGACCCCACCAGCACAGAACATAGACATGCAGCAG ATGACAGGAACATGGCACCTGCTAAACACTGCCTCCAAGTGCTCATATCTGATAAATCATGGGACCAAAGTGGAGCCTACAGTCATGACCCTCACACGTTCCTCTGCCTCTGACCAAACACTGTCCGTTAGTAGTAAAACCCGACA tATTAATCAGTGTTGGGAGATATTACAGGTTTACAATCTAACCCCAACCCCAGGACGACTAATGCTTAAAG GCAGGTCTGTAGACAATCTGTCAGAACCAATGTTGACCAAGTTTGAGCAGCTTGCTGCAAAACAGGATTTGGGACTGGCATACCTCTTCCCTTttccaacataca gTCACTGTGGTGATGTGGACCAGGATCATGTCATCA CTGGAGTTCTGCTGTGTGCTGGTGGCTGA
- the msrb2 gene encoding methionine-R-sulfoxide reductase B2, mitochondrial: protein MSRFVTRLFAVVSQHATARSVVLPRRILAFIRPVSSSKGLQSLTRYDVITDWQKNLTPEQYVVTRERGTELPFSGIYLNHYEVGMYHCVCCDAPLFSSEAKYESGTGWPAFKEAHGTWERDESHASITRRPDNSLGSAGTEVLCKNCDAHLGHVFDDGPDPTGQRFCINSVALTFKPRGNNKPEKPEEN, encoded by the exons ATGTCTCGATTCGTCACTCGTCTCTTCGCCGTTGTTTCTCAGCACGCGACAGCCCGATCCGTGGTGTTACCGAGGAGGATCCTGGCGTTCATCCGACCTGTATCCTCATCTAAAG GCCTGCAGTCTCTCACCCGTTACGATGTGATTACAGACTGGCAAAAGAATCTCACCCCAGAACAGTATGTAGtcaccagagagagaggaactgAGTTG CCCTTTAGTGGGATCTACCTTAACCATTACGAAGTGGGGATGTACCACTGTGTCTGCTGTGATGCTCCACTCTTCAG TTCAGAGGCTAAATATGAATCAGGTACAGGCTGGCCGGCATTCAAAGAGGCTCATGGGACATGGGAGCGTGATGAAAGCCATGCCTCCATCACTCGTCGCCCTGACAACAGCCTGGGTAGTGCTGGGACAGAGGTCCTTTGTAAAAAT TGTGATGCCCACCTGGGACATGTGTTTGATGATGGACCAGACCCAACAGGTCAGCGGTTCTGCATCAACAGTGTGGCCCTTACGTTTAAACCCAGAGGAAACAACAAACCTGAAAAGCCTGAGGAAAACTGA
- the armc3 gene encoding LOW QUALITY PROTEIN: armadillo repeat-containing protein 3 (The sequence of the model RefSeq protein was modified relative to this genomic sequence to represent the inferred CDS: inserted 1 base in 1 codon) has protein sequence MGKKVKKETETPCKEFEALLVLGKTPATVVRLLSSPEEDILIKACDAIHTFAEKGDKNKVSLLGLGALEPLCQLITHNNKLVRRNAFMALGIMAINGDVKSVLKKIDVIPLIIDKLSLEEDTVVHEFASLCLASLSLDFPRNVRIFDNKGLPPLIQLLTSPDPDITKNSLEIIFNLVQDYQCRMAIHELGGIPPLLQLLKSDFPVIQHLALVTLQNVTTDKDTCNTFREEQGFEKLMDILNNKDFSDLHAEALHVVANCLSDSESVQLIHKGGGLTRLMHFCLTPNLPEIQSSAVKCIARVAQSSENRKMLHEQNVEKVLVELLYVADIGVKTSACQTVAAMSFNLSSKDSFRDLGSIPAVVQGLSSESLKLSEATTQALSYLTHSNHLSAFAVYEAGGHKILVQQLYEAAPRXVANAAATLGNMARQEVIRCSILSHGAIQALVEPLKSTDTQVLVNTTLCLTVIACETEARAELQSAGGLYPLVHLLRSYHKEVLHNACLAVNVCASDEPTAVEMCKFGALEMLQEINQSVNRRSRFSELAMISLLNSNLSVKYSLTGHLASTDIISDGFYDAGKARAGQRILTLEELSKQPVNQHWPIIVVNTTQKKEGDKHKDETQSGSPTEKPWKMKDDISLQVLVKEAQESILLLNDEQEQYAALARLVSEAIGGAVDMEKLHKFPWVLHLSDLKFQFQSNVIPIGLSSRGIYCHRALLFKCLADCIGISSTLVRGEYNRAWNEVILLSGNPSSNGRSSQPCRYIVDLMHQPGSLLAAKTPVALQYQTI, from the exons aagaaggAGACCGAAACGCCATGCAAAGAA TTTGAGGCACTTCTTGTTTTGGGCAAAACCCCAGCAACAGTAGTGCGGCTGCTGAGCTCACCAGAGGAAGACATCCTAATCAAAGCTTGTGATGCAATCCACACATTTGCAGAGAAAG GAGATAAGAACAAGGTTTCTCTGCTGGGACTTGGGGCATTGGAACCTCTCTGTCAGCTCATCACTCACAACAACAAGCTGGTTCGGCGCAATGCCTTCATGGCCCTGGGCATCATGGCCATCAACG GTGATGTAAAGAGTGTTCTGAAAAAAATAGATGTCATTCCATTGATTATAGACAAACTGTCACTTGAAG AAGATACAGTTGTCCATGAGTTTGCATCTCTGTGCCTGGCCTCTCTGTCACTGGATTTTCCCCGTAATGTCCGGATCTTTGACAACAAGGGCTTGCCACCTCTGATTCAGCTTCTCACCAGTCCAGACCCAGATATTACAAAGAACTCACTAGAGATCATCTTCAACCTAGTTCAG GACTACCAATGTCGCATGGCAATTCATGAGTTGGGTGGGATCCCTCCACTTCTGCAACTGTTGAAGTCGGACTTCCCTGTCATTCAGCATTTGGCTTTAGTGACGCTGCAGAATGTCACCACTGATAAAGATACATGTAACACCTTCAGGGAAGAGCAGGGATTTGAGAAGCTCATGGATATCCTTAATAACAAG GACTTTAGTGACCTTCATGCTGAGGCCTTACACGTAGTGGCTAACTGTTTGAGTGACAGTGAGAGTGTACAGCTGATCCACAAGGGTGGAGGACTGACTAGGCTGATGCATTTTTGTCTCACCCCCAACTTGCCTGAAATCCAGTCCAGTGCTGTTAAATGCATTGCCAGGGTTGCTCAGAGCT ctgAAAACCGCAAAATGCTCCATGAGCAGAATGTGGAGAAGGTTCTGGTAGAGCTTCTATATGTGGCGGACATCGGcgtgaaaacatctgcctgtcAGACTGTGGCTGCCATGAGCTTCAACCTATCCAGTAAAGACAGCTTCAGGGACCTGG GTAGTATCCCTGCAGTGGTACAGGGGCTGAGCAGTGAGAGTTTAAAGCTGAGCGAGGCAACAACCCAGGCCCTCTCTTACCTCACACATAGCAACCACCTCAGCGCATT TGCAGTGTACGAGGCAGGAGGCCATAAGATCCTTGTCCAGCAGCTCTATGAAGCCGCCCCAA TGGTTGCCAATGCTGCTGCCACGCTTGGCAACATGGCAAGACAGGAAGTGATCCGCTGCAGCATCTTGTCACACGGAGCCATACAGGCTCTGGTGGAACCCTTAAAGTCCACAGATACACAGGTCTTGGTCAACACCACACTGTGTCTGACAGTGATAGCTTGTGAGACAGAAGCTAGGGCAGAG CTACAAAGTGCTGGAGGCCTTTACCCACTGGTCCATTTGCTTCGATCCTACCACAAGGAGGTTTTGCACAATGCATGCTTGGCAGTTAATGTCTGTGCCAGTGATGAGCCCACTGCTGTGGAGATGTGCAAATTTGG AGCCCTAGAAATGCTTCAGGAAATCAACCAGTCAGTGAATCGCAGGAGCAGATTCAGCGAGTTGGCCATGATCAGCCTGCTTAACTCCAACTTGTCTGTTAAATACAGCCTGACAGGTCATTTGGCCTCCACTGATATTATTAGTGATGGCTTCTACGATGCCGGGAAG gcTCGTGCAGGGCAGAGGATTCTGACTTTAGAGGAACTGTCTAAGCAGCCAGTCAACCAGCACTGGCCCATCAttgttgtgaacacaacaca aaagaaagaaggtgaCAAACATAAAGATGAGACCCAGTCTGGGTCACCTACAGAGAAACCGTGGAAGATGAAGGATGACATCTCTTTGCAGGTTCTAGTTAAAGAAGCCCAAGAATCCATCCTCCTACTGAATGATGAACAAGAGCAGTATGCTGCCTTGGCCAG GCTGGTGAGTGAAGCCATTGGTGGAGCAGTGGACATGGAAAAGTTGCACAAATTCCCATGGGTGCTGCACCTCAGCGATctcaagtttcagtttcagtctaaTGTCATTCCCATTGGGTTGAGCAGCAGGGGAATCTACTGTCATAGGGCACTTCTCTTCAAG TGTCTGGCTGATTGCATCGGAATAAGCAGCACACTTGTTAGGGGCGAGTACAACCGGGCTTGGAACGAGGTAATCCTCTTGAGTGGGAATCCCTCCAGCAATGGGCGCTCTTCACAGCCCTGCCGCTACATAGTAGACCTTATGCACCAGCCTGGAAGCTTATTGGCAGCCAAAACCCCTGTTGCTCTGCAGTACCAGACTATATAG